From one Mustela nigripes isolate SB6536 chromosome 16, MUSNIG.SB6536, whole genome shotgun sequence genomic stretch:
- the EVPL gene encoding envoplakin isoform X1, producing MFKGLSKGSQGKGSPKGSPAKGSPKGSPSKHSRAATQELALLISRMQANADQVERDILETQKRLQQDRLHSEQSQALQHRQEVSRSLKEAEVLLKDLFLDVDKARRLKHPQAEEIEKDIKQLHERVTQECAEYRALYEKIVLPPDVGPRVDWARVLEQKQKQVCEGRYGPGMAELEQQIAEHNILQKEIEAYGQQLRNLIGPDAATIRSQYRDLLKAASWRGQSLGSLYTHLQACTRQLSALAQQQQSILQQDWSDLLADPEGLRREYEHFKQHELLSQEQSVNQLEDDGERMVELGHPAVGPIQTHQEALKMEWQNFLNLCICQESQLQHVEAYRRFQEEADSVSQTLEKVNSSLDTQYSPAPGAPPGAPTELLQQLEAEKKQLAVAEKTIKDLQRRSQQVAPLPQRRNPPQQPLHVDSICDWDSGEVQLLRGERYLLMDNTDQHTWVVQGPGGETKRAPAACFCIPAPDPEAVTRASKLASELQALKQRLDTVQSHLVASATQPLQTGQQAPTGSAPADPQAQKLLTQMTRLDGDLKQIEKQVLAWARAPLSRETPLQDLEGRIQSHKDTAQRLQGLGAEKEAAQRECEAFLSAQPVGPSALNLPVTLNSVKNKYNDVQVLCNLYGEKARAALGLERQIQDADRVIRGFETTVAQEAPIPAGPGALQDRVSELQRLRRELLERQACVLGLHRELKATEHACGALRNNFHEFCQDLPRQQRQARALTDRYHAVGDQLDLREKMLQDVGLTYQQFKNCRDNLSFWLEHLPRAQVRPGEGPSQIAYKLQAQKRLQQEIQGREQDRAMVSRLSQDLQAALQDYELQADTYRCSLETTEAGSAPKRARVVPLQESIRAQEKSLTKAYTELAAAHQQQLRQLEFARKMLEKKELSEDIQVTHGAQQGSAGPARAGRESEALKSQLEEERRRVAQVQQQLQEQRDQLLQLRTQRPVERLEEKEVVEFYRDPQLESSLSRARSQLEDEGKKRASLQADLEAAAQKVVQLESKRRAMQPHLLTKEVTQIERDPGLESQAAQLSGEIQHLRGENAAVSARLEALKKELLALEQKAPSVKEKVVVKEVVKVEKDLEMLKAAQALRRQVEEDAGRRKAAADAAAQLQARIREQERAIGAVEPKVIVKEVKTVEQDPGLLEEASRLRGLLEEARSRDAALARELEDLRAKCSALEKQKPKVQLQERVHETFQVAPETQQEMARLRAQLQETAGRRSRAEQEVEGLLPDLAALRARKPTVEYKEVTREVVKHERSPEVLREIDRLKAQLNELVNGSGRAREQLIRLQGERDEWRRERSKVETKTVNKEVVRHEKDPVLEKEAERLRQEVREAAQKRRAAEDAVHELQNRYLLLERRRPEEKVVVQEVVVTQKDPKLREDHSRLSRSLDEEAGRRRQLEREVQQLRAAVQEQESLLSFREDRSKKLAAERELRQLTLRIQELEKRPPVVQEKIIMEEVVKLEKDPALEKSTEALRQDLDQEKTQVTELHRECKNLQVQIDVLQTTKSQEKTIYKEVIRVEKDRVLEGERSRAWEALNRERAARQSREEDVRHLRERLDRAEALGRTWAREEAELHKARDQADQERRQLRQELRELERQKQQKVLQLQEEAELLNQKTESERQKAAQRGQELSQLEAAILCEKDQIYEKERTLRDLHAKVSREELHQETQTRETNLSTKISILEPDTGKDMSPYEAYKRGVIDRGQYLQLQELECDWEEVTTSGPCGEESVLLDRKSGKQYSIEAALRCRRISKEEYHLYKDGHLPISEFALLVAGETKPSSSLSIGSIISKSPLASPAPQSPGFFSPSVSLGLADDSFPIAGIYDTTTDNKCTIKTAVAKNMLDPITGQKLLEAQAATGGIVDLLSRERYSVHKAMERGLIENSSTQRLLNAQKAFTGIEDPVTKKRLSVGEAIQKGWMPQESVLPHLQAQHLTGGLIDPKRTGRIPVPQAVLSGMISEELAQLLREEASYEKDLTDPISKERISYKEAMGRCRRDPLSGLLLLPATLEGYHCYRPASPRLLRCRR from the exons ATGTTCAAGGGTCTGAGCAAAGGCTCCCAGGGGAAGGGGTCCCCTAAGGGCTCCCCAGCCAAGGGCTCTCCCAAGGGCTCCCCCAGCAAGCACAGCCG GGCTGCCACCCAGGAGCTGGCCTTGCTCATCTCCCGCATGCAGGCCAATGCCGACCAGGTGGAGAGGGACATCCTGGAGACCCAGAAGAGACTGCAGCAG GACCGGCTGCACAGTGAGCAGAGCCAGGCCCTGCAGCACCGGCAGGAGGTGAGCCGCAGCCTGAAGGAGGCCGAGGTGCTGCTGAAGGACCTCTTCCTGGATGTGGACAAGGCCCGGCGCCTCAAGCACCCGCAGGCCGAGGAGATCGAGAAGGA CATCAAGCAGCTACACGAGCGGGTGACCCAGGAGTGTGCCGAGTACCGTGCCCTGTACGAGAAGATAGTGCTGCCGCCCGACGTGGGGCCCAGGGTGGACTGGGCGCGCGTGCTGGAGCAGAAACAG AAGCAAGTCTGCGAGGGCCGGTACGGGCCGGGCATGGCGGAGCTGGAGCAGCAGATCGCCGAGCACAACATCCTGCAGAAGGAGATCGAGGCCTACGGGCAGCAGCTCCGGAACCTCATTGGGCCG GACGCAGCTACCATCAGGAGCCAATACCGGGACCTCCtg AAGGCGGCCTCGTGGCGCGGGCAGAGCCTGGGCAGCCTGTACACGCACCTGCAGGCCTGCACGCGCCAGCTGAGCGCCCTGGCCCAGCAGCAGCAGAGCATCCTGCAGCAGGACTGGAGCGACCTCCTGGCAGACCCCGAAGGCCTGCGGCGGGAGTACGAg CACTTCAAGCAGCACGAgctgctgagccaggagcagAGCGTGAATCAGCTGGAGGACGACGGAGAGCGCATGGTGGAGCTGGGCCACCCGGCTGTGGGACCCATCCAG ACCCACCAGGAGGCCCTGAAGATGGAGTGGCAGAACTTTCTGAATCTGTGCATCTGTCAGGAGAGCCAGCTGCAGCACGTGGAAGCCTACCGCCGG TTCCAGGAAGAGGCCGACTCGGTCAGCCAAACCCTGGAAAAGGTGAACTCCAGCCTGGACACCCAGTACAGCCCAGCCCCTGGAGCGCCCCCTGGTGCCCCCACAGAGCTGCTGCAGCAGCTGGAG gcagagaagaagcagcTGGCTGTCGCAGAGAAGACCATTAAAGACCTGCAGCGGCGGAGCCAGCAGGTGGCACCTCTGCCGCAGCGCAGGAACCCGCCCCAGCAGCCCCTGCATGTGGACAGCATCTGTGACTGGGACTCAGGAGAA GTGCAGCTGCTGCGGGGTGAGCGGTATTTGCTGATGGACAACACTGACCAGCACACCTGGGTCGTTCAGGGCCCAGGTGGGGAGACCAAACGTGCCCCAGCCGCCTGCTTCTGCATCCCGGCTCCGGACCCTGAAGCCGTGACCAGAGCCTCCAA GTTGGCCTCGGAGCTGCAGGCCCTGAAGCAGAGACTGGACACAGTCCAGAGCCACCTGGTGGCCAGCGCTACGCAGCCCCTACAGACTGGCCAGCAGG CTCCCACTGGCTCAGCCCCAGCAGACCCACAGGCCCAGAAGCTCCTGACGCAGATGACCCGGCTAGACGGAGACCTGAAGCAGATAGAGAAGCAGGTGCTGGCCTGGGCCCGAGCCCCGCTGAGCCGCGAGACACCCCTGCAGGACCTGGAGGGCCGCATCCAAAGCCACAAG GACACAGCCCAGCGGCTGCAGGGCCTGGGAGCGGAGAAGGAGGCAGCCCAGCGGGAGTGTGAGGCGTTTCTGTCTGCCCAGCCCGTGGGCCCCTCTGCCCTGAACCTGCCCGTGACCCTCAACAGTGTCAAGAACAAGTACAACGATGTGCAGGTTCTCTGCAACCTCTACGGGGAGAA AGCCAGAGCAGCCCTGGGGCTGGAGCGCCAGATCCAGGATGCGGACAGGGTCATCCGAGGCTTCGAGACCACCGTGGCGCAGGAGGCCCCCATCCCCGCCGGCCCGGGCGCCCTGCAGGACAGGGTCAGCGAGCTGCAG cGCCTGCGGAGGGAGCTGCTGGAACGGCAGGCCTGCGTGCTGGGGCTGCACCGGGAGCTGAAGGCCACTGAGCACGCCTGCGGCGCCCTGCGGAACAACTTCCATGAGTTCTGCCAAGACCTGCCTCGCCAGCAGCGCCAGGCGAGGGCCCTCACCGACCGCTACCACGCTGTGGGGGACCAGCTGGACCTGCG GGAGAAGATGCTGCAGGATGTCGGCCTCACCTACCAGCAGTTCAAGAACTGCAGGGACAACCTGAGCTTCTGGCTGGAGCACCTGCCCCGCGCCCAGGTGCGGCCCGGCGAGGGGCCCAGCCAGATTGCCTACAAGCTGCAGGCACAGAAG AGGCTGCAACAGGAGATCCAGGGCCGAGAGCAGGATAGGGCCATGGTGTCCCGCCTCTCCCAGGACCTGCAGGCAGCTCTGCAG gaCTATGAGTTGCAGGCAGACACCTACCGCTGCTCCCTGGAGACTACGGAGGCAGGGTCAGCTCCCAAGAGAGCCCGAGTGGTTCCGCTGCAGGAGAGCATCCGGGCGCAG GAGAAGAGCCTGACAAAGGCCTACACGGAGCTCGCGGCTGCCCACCAGCAGCAGCTGCGCCAGCTGGAGTTTGCCAGAAAGATGCTGGAGAAG AAGGAGCTCAGTGAGGATATCCAGGTGACCCATGGCGCACAGCAGGGGTCTGCGGGCCCGGCCCGAGCAGGGAGGGAGTCAGAGGCCCTGAAGtcgcagctggaggaggagaggaggcgGGTGGCCCAGGTgcagcagcagctgcaggagCAGAGGGACCAGCTGCTGCAGCTGAGGACACAGCGGCCCGTGGAGAGGCTGGAAGAGAAGGAGGTGGTGGAGTTCTACCGGGACCCCCAGCTGGAGAGCAGCCTGTCCAGGGCGCGGTCCCAGCTGGAGGACGAAGGCAAGAAGCGGGCCAGCCTGCAGGCAGACCTGGAGGCCGCGGCCCAGAAGGTCGTCCAGCTGGAGAGCAAGAGGAGGGCCATGCAGCCCCACCTGCTGACCAAGGAGGTCACCCAGATCGAGAGGGACCCCGGTCTGGAGAGCCAGGCGGCCCAGCTCAGCGGCGAGATCCAGCACCTGCGCGGGGAGAACGCCGCCGTCTCGGCCCGGCTAGAGGCGCTGAAGAAGGAGCTGCTGGCCCTGGAGCAGAAGGCGCCGAGCGTGAAGGAGAAGGTCGTGGTGAAGGAAGTGGTCAAGGTGGAGAAGGACCTGGAGATGCTCAAGGCAGCCCAGGCCCTGAGGCGGCAGGTGGAGGAGGACGCGGGGCGGAGGAAGGCGGCGGCCGACGCGGCCGCCCAGCTGCAGGCTCGCATTAGGGAGCAAGAGCGCGCCATCGGCGCCGTGGAGCCCAAGGTGATCGTGAAGGAGGTGAAGACGGTGGAGCAGGACCCGGGCCTCCTGGAAGAGGCGTCCAGGCTGaggggcctcctggaggaggcccGGAGCAGGGACGCGGCGCTGGCGCGGGAGCTGGAGGACCTGCGCGCCAAGTGCAGCGCGTTGGAGAAGCAGAAGCCCAAGGTGCAGCTCCAGGAGCGCGTGCACGAGACCTTCCAGGTGGCCCCCGAGACGCAGCAGGAGATGGCGCGGCTCCGGGCGCAGCTGCAGGAGACGGCGGGCAGGAGGAGCCGCGCCGagcaggaggtggaggggctgctGCCCGACCTGGCCGCGCTCCGGGCCCGGAAGCCCACGGTGGAGTACAAGGAGGTGACCCGGGAGGTGGTGAAGCACGAGCGGAGCCCCGAGGTGCTGCGGGAGATCGACCGCCTGAAGGCCCAGCTCAACGAGCTCGTCAACGGCAGCGGGCGGGCCCGGGAGCAGCTCATCCGGCTGCAGGGGGAGCGCGATGAGTGGCGGCGGGAGCGGTCCAAGGTGGAGACCAAGACGGTGAACAAGGAGGTGGTGCGCCACGAGAAGGACCCGGTCCTGGAGAAGGAGGCCGAGCGGCTGCGCCAGGAGGTGCGAGAAGCCGCCCAGAAGCGGCGGGCCGCCGAGGACGCCGTCCACGAGCTGCAGAACAGGTACCTGCTGCTGGAAAGGAGGCGGCCAGAGGAGAAGGTGGTGGTGCAGGAGGTGGTGGTCACCCAGAAGGACCCCAAGCTCCGCGAGGACCACAGCCGGCTGAGCCGCAGCCTGGACGAGGAGGCGGGCCGGCGGCGGCAGCTGGAGCGCGAGGTGCAGCAGCTGCGGGCGGCCGTGCAGGAGCAGGAGAGCCTGCTCAGCTTCCGCGAGGACCGGAGCAAGAAGCTGGCCGCCGAGAGGGAGCTGCGGCAGCTGACCCTCAGGATCCAGGAGCTCGAGAAGCGGCCTCCCGTGGTGCAAGAGAAGATCATCATGGAGGAGGTGGTCAAGCTGGAGAAGGACCCGGCTCTGGAGAAGTCCACAGAGGCCCTGCGGCAGGACCTGGACCAGGAGAAGACGCAGGTAACAGAGCTGCACCGGGAGTGCAAGAACCTGCAGGTCCAGATCGACGTCCTCCAGACCACCAAGTCGCAAGAGAAGACCATCTATAAGGAGGTGATCAGGGTGGAGAAGGACCGGGTGCTGGAGGGCGAGCGGTCCCGGGCGTGGGAGGCGCTCAACAGGGAGCGCGCGGCCCGCCAGAGCCGGGAGGAGGACGTGCGGCACCTCCGGGAGCGGCTGGACCGGGCGGAGGCGCTGGGTCGGACCTGGGCCCGGGAGGAGGCTGAGCTCCACAAGGCCCGGGACCAGGCGGACCAGGAGCGCCGGCAGCTGCGGCAGGAGCTGCGGGAgctggagagacagaagcagcagaaagtgctgcagctgcaggaggaggcagagctgcTGAACCAGAAGACGGAGAGCGAGCGCCAGAAGGCGGCCCAGCGGGGCCAGGAGCTCTCGCAGCTCGAGGCGGCCATCCTCTGCGAGAAGGACCAGATCTATGAGAAGGAGAGGACCCTCCGGGACCTCCACGCCAAGGTGAGCAGGGAGGAGCTCCACCAGGAGACCCAGACGCGAGAGACCAACCTTTCCACCAAGATCTCCATCCTCGAACCTGACACCGGCAAGGACATGTCCCCGTATGAGGCCTACAAGAGGGGCGTCATCGACCGAGGCCAGTACCTCCAGCTCCAGGAGCTCGAGTGCGACTGGGAGGAGGTCACCACCTCGGGCCCCTGTGGCGAGGAGTCCGTGCTCCTGGACCGCAAGAGCGGGAAGCAGTACTCCATCGAGGCCGCCCTGCGCTGCCGGCGCATCTCCAAGGAGGAGTACCATCTCTACAAGGACGGCCACCTCCCCATCTCCGAGTTCGCGCTGCTCGTGGCCGGGGAGACTAAGCCCAGCTCCTCACTCTCCATTGGCTCCATCATCTCCAAGTCCCCGCtcgcctcccctgccccccagagccCCGGCTTCTTCTCTCCCAGCGTCTCTCTCGGGCTCGCCGATGACAGCTTCCCCATCGCCGGCATCTATGACACAACCACAGACAACAAATGCACCATCAAGACGGCCGTGGCCAAGAACATGCTGGATCCCATCACCGGGCAGAAGCTGCTGGAGGCCCAGGCGGCCACCGGGGGCATCGTGGACCTCCTCAGCCGGGAGCGCTACTCCGTGCACAAGGCTATGGAGAGGGGGCTGATCGAGAACTCCTCGACGCAGAGGCTGCTCAACGCCCAGAAGGCCTTCACCGGCATCGAGGATCCCGTCACCAAGAAGAGGCTGTCGGTGGGCGAGGCCATTCAGAAGGGCTGGATGCCGCAGGAGAGCGTGCTCCCGCACCTGCAGGCGCAGCACCTGACTGGGGGGCTCATCGATCCCAAGAGGACCGGCCGCATCCCTGTCCCCCAGGCCGTGCTCTCCGGAATGATCAGCGAAGAGCTGGCCCAGCTCCTGCGGGAGGAGGCCAGCTACGAGAAGGATTTGACAGACCCCATCTCCAAGGAGCGCATAAGCTACAAGGAGGCCATGGGGCGCTGCCGGAGAGACCCCCTGAGcggcctgctgctgctccccgCCACGCTGGAGGGGTACCACTGCTACCGCCCCGCCTCGCCCCGGCTGCTGCGCTGCCGGCGCTGA